In Luteibacter mycovicinus, a genomic segment contains:
- the hprK gene encoding HPr(Ser) kinase/phosphatase, translated as MDRLTARQLFDGVYERMALRWAAGMRGEARVLEPNAKQSRRPSLVGYLNVIYPNKVQIIGTEELNYLDGLESRQRWEVIHKIAAYQPAALIVTKDQSIPSDLREVAEETDTPLWQSTKRGHELLTYLQYHLARTLAPRVTLHGVFLEVFSIGVLITGDPGSGKSELALELISRGHRLVADDATEFTLIAPDVIDGACPELLQDLLEVRGLGVLNIREMFGHTAVKPSKYLRLVVHLKPLTSGEDIDAMTRLTGDVSRRNVLDVDVPKITIPVAPGRNLAVLVEAAVRNHVLKSKGIDPAQTFIDRQAHQMRRLPPW; from the coding sequence GTGGATCGGCTCACCGCCAGACAACTCTTCGACGGCGTCTACGAACGTATGGCGCTTCGCTGGGCCGCCGGCATGCGCGGCGAGGCCCGCGTGCTCGAGCCCAATGCCAAGCAGAGCCGCCGTCCTTCGCTGGTCGGTTACCTCAACGTGATCTACCCGAACAAGGTGCAGATCATCGGCACGGAGGAGCTCAACTACCTCGACGGCCTCGAATCGCGCCAGCGCTGGGAGGTCATCCACAAGATCGCCGCCTATCAGCCGGCCGCGCTGATCGTCACGAAAGACCAGTCGATCCCCTCCGATCTGCGCGAAGTCGCGGAAGAAACCGACACGCCGTTGTGGCAGAGCACCAAGCGCGGGCACGAGCTGCTCACGTATCTGCAGTACCACCTGGCGCGCACGCTCGCACCCCGGGTCACGCTTCATGGTGTATTCCTCGAGGTGTTCTCCATCGGCGTGCTGATCACCGGCGACCCGGGCTCCGGCAAAAGCGAGCTGGCGCTGGAACTCATCAGTCGCGGCCACCGCCTGGTCGCCGACGACGCGACCGAATTCACCCTCATTGCGCCAGACGTCATCGACGGTGCCTGCCCCGAGCTGCTGCAGGACCTCCTCGAGGTGCGCGGCCTGGGCGTGCTCAACATCCGCGAGATGTTCGGCCACACGGCGGTCAAGCCATCGAAATACCTGCGTCTGGTCGTGCACCTCAAGCCGTTGACCTCGGGTGAAGACATCGACGCGATGACCCGCCTTACCGGCGACGTCAGCCGGCGTAACGTGCTGGATGTGGACGTCCCCAAGATCACCATTCCCGTCGCGCCCGGCCGCAACCTCGCGGTGCTGGTCGAGGCGGCCGTGCGCAATCACGTGCTCAAAAGCAAGGGCATCGATCCCGCACAGACCTTCATCGACCGTCAGGCGCACCAGATGCGTCGCCTGCCGCCATGGTGA
- the hpf gene encoding ribosome hibernation-promoting factor, HPF/YfiA family, whose translation MQIQISGQHVHITPALRERVEQQIGRFERLFDNIKALDVVLSVDKNEHKAGGTLHCAGTRLHGEGVARLEDDNKGDTLYSAIDAMIGKLADQLRKHKEKLKDHHNAEGRDARVASTD comes from the coding sequence ATGCAAATCCAGATCAGCGGCCAGCACGTCCATATCACCCCCGCTCTGCGCGAGCGCGTGGAACAGCAAATCGGCCGCTTCGAACGCCTTTTCGACAATATCAAAGCCCTCGACGTGGTTCTTTCCGTCGATAAGAACGAGCACAAGGCCGGAGGCACCCTGCACTGTGCCGGCACCCGGCTCCATGGCGAAGGCGTGGCCCGCCTGGAAGACGACAACAAGGGCGACACGCTTTATTCCGCCATCGACGCCATGATCGGCAAACTCGCCGACCAGCTTCGCAAGCACAAAGAGAAGCTCAAGGATCATCACAACGCTGAAGGCCGCGACGCGCGCGTCGCCAGCACCGACTGA
- a CDS encoding RNA polymerase factor sigma-54, which produces MKPGLQFRLHQQLTLTPQLQQAIRLLQLSQLELEAELRQIAESNPLLEFAEDAESDADAEGDAADENGFDAEFPSRQELPAKSSKEDESTATPSEELAPEWDDDRFHGEAGDYAGAPSRANGGDEDGFEPQNAAPESLQQHLEWQLNLSQFSPRDHAIATAIIHALDEDGYLRDGVEAVEVALPAELRASAEEIEAVRQRVQRFDPTGIASLDLRDCLLCQLSQFSTETPFRDLAIRIVLEELELLARNDSVKIARRLKAAENEVASAAALIRSLDPRPGAALDATPVEYVAPDVYARREAGRWTVSLNPDAQPRLGLNQHYCNLIARARGDDATWMKGQLQEARWLLKSLQSRAETLTKVAEVIVRRQSAFLDYGPEAMHPLVLREVAEEVGMHESTISRVTTRKYMHTPRGTFELKHFFSSGVATEDGGSASATAIQAMLRKLITGEDARRPLSDQALAEELHRRGIQVARRTVAKYREAMRIPSSSERVRAG; this is translated from the coding sequence ATGAAACCCGGACTTCAGTTTCGTCTGCATCAGCAGCTCACGCTGACGCCGCAGCTACAGCAGGCCATTCGGCTGCTCCAGCTGTCGCAGCTGGAGCTCGAAGCGGAACTCCGCCAGATCGCGGAGAGCAACCCGCTGCTTGAGTTTGCCGAAGATGCGGAGTCCGACGCGGATGCCGAAGGCGACGCCGCCGACGAGAACGGTTTCGACGCCGAGTTCCCCTCCCGCCAGGAGCTCCCGGCCAAGTCCTCGAAGGAGGACGAGTCCACCGCCACCCCGTCCGAAGAACTCGCCCCCGAGTGGGACGACGATCGCTTCCACGGCGAGGCGGGTGACTACGCCGGCGCCCCATCGCGTGCCAACGGTGGTGACGAAGACGGTTTCGAGCCGCAGAACGCCGCGCCGGAAAGCCTCCAGCAGCACCTGGAGTGGCAGCTCAATCTCTCCCAGTTCTCCCCACGCGACCACGCGATCGCCACCGCGATCATCCACGCGCTGGACGAGGACGGTTACCTGCGCGACGGAGTCGAGGCGGTGGAAGTCGCGCTGCCCGCCGAACTGCGGGCCAGTGCCGAGGAGATCGAAGCGGTACGCCAGCGCGTGCAGCGGTTCGATCCCACCGGCATCGCCAGCCTCGATCTGCGCGACTGTCTGCTCTGCCAGCTCTCGCAGTTTTCGACCGAAACACCGTTCCGCGACCTGGCGATCCGTATCGTCCTTGAAGAGCTGGAGCTCCTCGCGCGAAACGACAGCGTCAAGATCGCCCGTCGGCTCAAGGCCGCCGAGAACGAGGTGGCCAGCGCCGCGGCGCTGATCCGCAGCCTCGATCCGCGCCCGGGCGCCGCGCTGGATGCCACGCCCGTCGAATATGTCGCGCCTGATGTGTACGCGCGGCGGGAAGCGGGGCGCTGGACGGTCAGCCTCAACCCCGACGCGCAGCCCCGGCTCGGCCTGAACCAGCATTACTGCAACCTCATCGCCCGCGCACGCGGCGACGACGCCACCTGGATGAAAGGCCAGCTGCAGGAAGCCCGCTGGTTGCTGAAAAGCCTGCAGTCGCGCGCCGAAACCCTGACCAAGGTCGCGGAAGTCATTGTCCGCCGCCAGAGCGCCTTCCTCGATTACGGCCCCGAGGCCATGCATCCGCTGGTGTTGCGTGAGGTCGCCGAAGAAGTCGGCATGCACGAATCGACGATTTCACGGGTCACCACCCGGAAATACATGCACACGCCGCGCGGCACCTTCGAACTCAAGCATTTCTTTTCCAGTGGCGTGGCGACCGAAGACGGCGGCAGCGCATCCGCCACCGCCATCCAGGCCATGTTGCGCAAGCTGATCACGGGCGAGGACGCACGCCGCCCCTTGTCCGACCAGGCGCTTGCCGAGGAGCTCCATCGACGCGGAATTCAGGTCGCACGCCGTACGGTGGCCAAGTACCGTGAAGCGATGCGAATTCCCAGCTCCAGCGAACGCGTTCGCGCAGGTTGA
- the lptB gene encoding LPS export ABC transporter ATP-binding protein: protein MLSAQGLQKRFRARKVVRDFAFSIREGEVVGLLGPNGAGKTTCFYMVVGLIQADAGVIKLDQQDITGLPMHARAKLGIGYLPQEASVFRRLSVSDNIMAVLELRDGMTQKQRDDELDSLLDELKIAHIADQKGISLSGGERRRVEIARALAARPRYMLLDEPFAGVDPISVGEIQRIVRHLKERGIGVLITDHNVRETLGICDRAYILNDGEVLSRGTPQHILADEKVREVYLGREFRI from the coding sequence ATGCTTTCAGCCCAAGGCCTGCAGAAGCGCTTCCGCGCACGCAAGGTAGTCCGTGACTTCGCCTTCTCCATCCGCGAAGGTGAGGTCGTCGGCCTTCTCGGCCCCAACGGCGCCGGCAAGACGACCTGCTTCTACATGGTGGTCGGGCTGATCCAGGCCGACGCGGGCGTAATCAAGCTCGATCAGCAGGACATCACCGGCCTGCCCATGCACGCGCGCGCCAAGCTCGGCATCGGATATCTGCCGCAGGAAGCCTCGGTCTTCCGCCGCCTCAGCGTGTCGGACAACATCATGGCGGTGCTCGAACTGCGCGACGGCATGACGCAGAAGCAGCGCGACGACGAACTCGACAGCCTGCTCGACGAACTGAAGATCGCGCACATCGCCGATCAGAAGGGCATCAGCCTGTCCGGCGGCGAGCGTCGCCGCGTCGAGATCGCCCGGGCGCTGGCGGCACGCCCGCGCTACATGCTGCTCGATGAGCCGTTCGCCGGCGTCGATCCCATCTCGGTGGGCGAGATCCAGCGCATCGTTCGACACCTCAAGGAACGCGGCATCGGGGTGCTGATCACCGATCACAACGTCCGGGAAACGCTCGGTATCTGCGACCGCGCATACATCCTCAACGACGGCGAAGTGCTTTCTCGCGGCACTCCTCAGCACATCCTCGCCGATGAGAAGGTGCGCGAGGTGTATCTGGGTCGTGAATTCCGCATCTAG
- the lptA gene encoding lipopolysaccharide transport periplasmic protein LptA → MQSTPRICRPSANALLALLGLALVASLSAAAKQSDRNQPADVVSKSFDGSQQPNGKVIWTGSVVLTQGTLKITGSKATGYFDADSQLNRVVVDGSPATIHQLDDCDQPMDGKASNIDYKIDKDFAVLTGGAHVNQPAKGSADGDKLTYNTQNSTMTGESNGPAPVHMTFQPKSTTPGAPAKAAGACPTPAAAAAPARKP, encoded by the coding sequence ATGCAGTCCACACCACGTATCTGCCGCCCAAGCGCTAACGCGCTGCTTGCGCTGCTTGGCCTGGCGCTCGTGGCCAGCCTGTCGGCCGCCGCCAAGCAGTCCGATCGCAACCAGCCGGCCGACGTCGTCTCCAAGTCGTTCGATGGCTCCCAGCAGCCCAACGGCAAGGTGATCTGGACGGGAAGCGTCGTCCTGACCCAGGGCACCCTGAAGATCACCGGCAGCAAGGCGACGGGTTATTTCGACGCCGACAGCCAGCTCAACCGGGTGGTCGTCGACGGCAGCCCCGCCACCATCCATCAGCTGGACGACTGCGATCAGCCCATGGACGGCAAGGCTTCCAACATCGACTACAAGATCGACAAGGACTTTGCCGTGCTGACCGGCGGTGCCCATGTCAACCAGCCGGCGAAGGGCAGTGCCGATGGCGACAAGCTCACCTATAACACCCAGAACAGCACGATGACGGGCGAAAGCAACGGTCCCGCACCCGTACACATGACCTTCCAGCCGAAGAGCACCACGCCGGGCGCACCCGCCAAGGCGGCCGGCGCCTGCCCCACTCCGGCGGCTGCGGCCGCACCTGCCAGGAAGCCCTGA
- the lptC gene encoding LPS export ABC transporter periplasmic protein LptC, producing the protein MSAFNLLKDRSTGGIAGMLLVALGASVLLYYWVAPEKKLQDFVGPPRSGYVLTNFDLDSYNEQGKLAFTLIAPHLERREGDDSLYINAPDFVLPSTKEVDVPPWKGHSQYGWVNKDGSMLKLQGKVHMDRVAFAQTPPASIDTSEVTAWPKRNYLETAEAARIVQGTSTMNGVGMRANLDTKHLELLDAVHTTYLPPKR; encoded by the coding sequence GTGAGCGCCTTCAATCTGCTCAAGGACCGCAGTACCGGCGGTATCGCCGGCATGCTCCTGGTCGCGCTGGGCGCCAGCGTACTGCTCTACTACTGGGTCGCGCCGGAGAAGAAGCTGCAGGACTTCGTCGGTCCGCCGCGCTCGGGCTACGTTCTGACCAACTTCGACCTCGACTCCTACAACGAACAGGGCAAGCTGGCCTTCACGCTCATCGCGCCACATCTGGAGCGCCGAGAGGGTGACGATTCGCTGTACATCAATGCGCCCGATTTCGTGCTGCCATCGACCAAGGAAGTCGACGTGCCGCCGTGGAAGGGGCATTCGCAGTACGGCTGGGTCAACAAGGACGGCAGCATGCTGAAGCTGCAGGGCAAGGTGCACATGGACCGCGTAGCCTTCGCGCAGACGCCGCCGGCCAGCATCGACACCTCCGAGGTCACCGCGTGGCCCAAGCGGAACTACCTGGAGACCGCCGAAGCGGCCCGTATCGTCCAGGGAACCTCTACAATGAACGGCGTTGGCATGCGCGCCAATCTCGATACCAAGCACCTGGAGCTTCTCGATGCAGTCCACACCACGTATCTGCCGCCCAAGCGCTAA
- a CDS encoding KdsC family phosphatase, translating to MAYTHYTDIPADIAERAARVRVVVFDVDGTLTDGRLWYAEDGRETKVFHVHDGLGLKRLQENGIKVAIITARISHPVSLRAEELGIPHVYQGQKDKRACLTALLDALRLTPDQAAFVGDDLPDLPAMGIAGLAVAVANAHPWVAERAHWRTRLSGGYGAAREVADMILAAQGKAEAERDRWL from the coding sequence ATGGCCTACACCCACTACACCGACATCCCCGCCGATATCGCCGAACGCGCCGCCCGCGTGCGCGTCGTCGTCTTCGACGTGGATGGCACCCTGACGGACGGCCGCCTCTGGTACGCCGAGGACGGCCGCGAGACCAAGGTGTTCCATGTGCATGACGGTCTGGGCCTGAAACGCCTTCAGGAAAACGGCATCAAGGTCGCGATCATCACGGCGCGGATCAGTCATCCGGTGTCGCTGCGCGCCGAAGAACTGGGTATTCCTCACGTCTATCAGGGCCAGAAGGACAAACGGGCCTGCCTGACCGCCCTGCTCGACGCCCTCCGCCTTACGCCGGACCAGGCCGCTTTTGTCGGCGACGATCTGCCGGACCTGCCGGCCATGGGTATCGCCGGTCTGGCCGTCGCCGTGGCCAATGCCCACCCCTGGGTGGCCGAGCGCGCCCATTGGCGCACCCGGCTGTCCGGCGGCTACGGCGCCGCCCGCGAGGTCGCCGACATGATTCTCGCCGCCCAGGGCAAGGCCGAAGCCGAACGGGACCGCTGGCTGTGA
- a CDS encoding KpsF/GutQ family sugar-phosphate isomerase, producing MNARTAPPADHPVVNADTIVRSARTVIVTEAAAIRALESKIDATFVRACQMILTCKGRVVVSGMGKSGHVARKIAATLASTGTPSFFVHPGEASHGDLGMIQPDDILLGISYSGETDELLFILPAVKRQGIPLIAITGNPKSSLARQAEVNIDANVPSEACPHGLAPTSSTTAALVMGDALAVALLEARGFTSDDFARSHPAGSLGRRLLLHIADVMHTGDDVPRIGVEASVSEALVEMTRKHLGMTAVVDGEGRLLGVFTDGDLRRALDDDDVDLRNATVGQLMTRGPKTIGSDKLAVEAAQLMEKHQINALLVTDPSGQVVGALNIHDLLRARVV from the coding sequence ATGAACGCCCGCACTGCCCCGCCTGCCGATCATCCCGTCGTGAATGCCGATACCATCGTCCGTAGCGCGCGCACCGTGATCGTCACCGAGGCCGCGGCTATCCGTGCCCTGGAGTCGAAGATCGACGCCACCTTCGTCCGGGCCTGTCAGATGATCCTGACCTGCAAGGGACGCGTGGTCGTCTCCGGCATGGGCAAGTCGGGCCATGTCGCCCGCAAGATCGCCGCGACACTGGCCTCCACGGGTACGCCGTCCTTCTTCGTGCATCCGGGCGAGGCCAGCCACGGCGACCTCGGCATGATCCAGCCGGACGACATCCTGCTGGGCATCTCCTACTCCGGCGAGACGGACGAACTCCTCTTCATTCTGCCGGCGGTGAAACGCCAGGGCATCCCGCTGATCGCGATCACCGGCAACCCGAAGTCCTCGCTGGCACGTCAGGCGGAGGTCAACATCGACGCCAACGTGCCATCGGAGGCCTGTCCGCACGGACTGGCGCCGACCTCCAGCACGACCGCGGCGCTGGTCATGGGGGACGCGCTCGCCGTCGCCCTCCTCGAGGCCCGTGGTTTCACCTCGGACGACTTCGCCCGCTCGCATCCGGCCGGCAGCCTGGGGCGCCGCCTGTTGCTGCATATCGCCGATGTCATGCACACGGGTGACGACGTGCCGCGCATCGGCGTGGAAGCGTCCGTCAGCGAAGCCCTCGTCGAGATGACCCGCAAGCACCTGGGCATGACCGCCGTCGTGGACGGCGAAGGACGTCTGCTGGGTGTCTTCACCGACGGCGATCTTCGTCGCGCCCTCGACGACGACGATGTCGATCTGCGCAACGCCACCGTCGGCCAGCTGATGACCCGCGGCCCCAAGACCATCGGCTCGGACAAGCTGGCCGTCGAAGCCGCCCAGCTGATGGAAAAACACCAGATCAACGCGCTGCTGGTCACCGACCCCTCCGGCCAGGTGGTCGGCGCGCTCAACATCCACGACCTGCTCCGCGCCCGCGTCGTCTGA
- a CDS encoding BolA family protein has translation MDAARIQALIEAGLPGALVDVRGDDGVHFEADVISEQFAGKLPLARHRLVYATLGDLMGGAIHALGLKTLTPEEAAGRR, from the coding sequence ATGGACGCTGCGCGCATCCAGGCATTGATCGAAGCCGGCCTGCCCGGCGCCCTGGTGGACGTTCGCGGCGACGACGGCGTTCATTTCGAAGCCGACGTCATCTCGGAACAGTTCGCCGGCAAGTTGCCGCTCGCCCGTCATCGTCTCGTCTACGCGACGCTGGGCGACCTCATGGGCGGTGCGATTCACGCTCTGGGCCTCAAGACCCTTACCCCCGAAGAAGCCGCCGGCCGCCGCTGA
- the murA gene encoding UDP-N-acetylglucosamine 1-carboxyvinyltransferase, which yields MAKILISGGQPLNGEVSISGAKNAVLPILASCLLADEPVSIGNVPHLHDVTTFIELLGRMGVRVVLDDRMKMHIDPRPENSCVAPYDLVRTMRASILVLGPLVARHGKAEVSLPGGCAIGSRPVDQHIRGLQALGAEITVENGFIKAKAGRLKGARIVMDMVTVTGTENILMAATLASGTTVIENAAQEPEVVDLAHCLMAMGAKIDGVGTSTLIVEGVERLHGAHYEVLPDRIETGTFLVGAAMTGGKVRARGARADTMDAVLQKLEESGAHISTGPDWIELDMQGRRPKAVNLVTAPYPAFPTDMQAQFTALNCVAEGVGVITETVFENRFMHALELQRLGADIRLEGNTAIITGVPKMTGAPIMATDLRASACLVLAGLVAEGDTTVDRVYHIDRGYENIEEKLGVLGAHIRRLPG from the coding sequence ATGGCCAAGATCCTGATCAGCGGCGGCCAGCCGCTCAACGGTGAGGTGAGCATCTCCGGCGCGAAAAACGCCGTGCTCCCCATCCTCGCCTCCTGCCTGCTTGCCGACGAACCGGTCAGCATCGGCAATGTGCCGCACCTGCATGACGTCACCACGTTCATCGAATTGCTCGGCCGCATGGGCGTGCGCGTCGTCCTCGACGACCGCATGAAGATGCACATCGACCCGCGTCCCGAAAATTCCTGCGTGGCCCCGTACGATCTGGTCCGCACCATGCGTGCGTCGATCCTCGTGCTCGGTCCGCTGGTGGCGCGCCATGGCAAGGCCGAGGTTTCGCTGCCCGGCGGCTGCGCCATCGGTTCGCGTCCGGTCGACCAGCACATCCGTGGCCTGCAGGCGCTGGGCGCCGAGATCACGGTCGAAAACGGCTTCATCAAGGCAAAGGCCGGTCGCCTCAAGGGCGCGCGCATCGTCATGGATATGGTCACCGTCACCGGTACCGAGAACATCCTGATGGCCGCCACCCTGGCGTCGGGCACGACGGTCATCGAGAACGCCGCGCAGGAGCCCGAAGTGGTCGACCTGGCCCACTGCCTGATGGCGATGGGCGCGAAGATCGACGGCGTCGGTACATCGACGCTGATCGTCGAAGGCGTCGAGCGCCTGCACGGCGCGCACTACGAAGTTCTGCCCGACCGTATCGAGACAGGCACGTTCCTGGTCGGCGCGGCGATGACGGGTGGCAAGGTCCGCGCCCGTGGCGCGCGCGCCGACACCATGGATGCCGTGCTGCAGAAGCTCGAGGAATCCGGCGCGCACATCAGCACCGGTCCGGACTGGATCGAGCTGGACATGCAGGGACGTCGTCCGAAGGCCGTCAATCTGGTGACCGCGCCGTATCCGGCGTTCCCGACCGACATGCAGGCGCAGTTCACCGCCCTCAACTGCGTCGCCGAGGGCGTAGGTGTCATCACCGAAACGGTTTTCGAAAACCGCTTCATGCATGCGCTGGAACTGCAGCGTCTGGGTGCCGATATCCGTCTCGAAGGCAACACGGCGATCATCACCGGCGTGCCGAAAATGACCGGCGCACCGATCATGGCCACCGACCTGCGTGCCTCGGCCTGCCTCGTGCTGGCCGGCCTGGTCGCCGAAGGCGATACGACGGTCGACCGCGTGTACCACATAGATCGTGGTTACGAGAATATCGAAGAGAAGCTCGGCGTCCTCGGCGCGCACATCCGCCGTCTTCCAGGCTGA
- a CDS encoding DUF3108 domain-containing protein, which translates to MKTSILRAGFALALALPAAAFAAAVPQSFTATYNVLQGGSPLGEATIVLKSAGNGQFEYTNASKGTAGLAAALGANATETSRFAWAGQVPQAVSYHYQMDASFKQKTRDIKVQGATVQVQDNSKSFSYAAVPGMIDRNTLPLALGVALRDGKQEAAFPVAVKQAVENQQFKVSGKEKITVPAGSFDTVRVDRTDADRGFNAWYAPAKYPVPVKLAQKDGGDLTLELVKFEGK; encoded by the coding sequence ATGAAGACCTCAATCCTCCGCGCCGGCTTCGCGCTGGCCCTCGCCCTGCCCGCCGCCGCGTTCGCCGCGGCCGTGCCGCAGTCGTTCACGGCTACCTACAACGTCCTTCAGGGCGGCAGCCCGCTCGGTGAAGCCACCATCGTGCTGAAGTCGGCCGGCAACGGCCAGTTCGAATACACCAACGCCAGCAAGGGCACCGCCGGCCTCGCCGCGGCACTCGGCGCCAACGCCACCGAGACCTCGCGCTTTGCCTGGGCGGGGCAGGTGCCGCAGGCGGTCAGCTACCACTACCAGATGGACGCGTCGTTCAAGCAGAAGACGCGCGACATCAAGGTTCAGGGAGCGACCGTGCAGGTCCAGGACAACAGCAAGAGCTTCAGCTACGCCGCCGTGCCGGGCATGATCGACCGCAACACCCTGCCTCTCGCGCTCGGCGTCGCGCTGCGCGACGGCAAGCAGGAAGCGGCCTTTCCCGTGGCGGTGAAGCAGGCCGTCGAGAACCAGCAGTTCAAGGTGTCGGGCAAAGAAAAAATCACGGTCCCGGCCGGCTCGTTCGATACCGTGCGGGTGGATCGCACCGATGCGGACCGCGGCTTCAACGCGTGGTACGCGCCGGCGAAGTATCCGGTGCCGGTAAAGCTGGCGCAGAAAGATGGCGGGGATCTGACCCTCGAGCTGGTGAAGTTCGAGGGTAAGTAA
- the purN gene encoding phosphoribosylglycinamide formyltransferase: MDRPLRVAALASGRGSNLAALIAARLPVEFVLVGSDKSRAGALTVAAQAGIPTVSLHPRDFATRADFDRALFGHVAASGADLLVLAGYMRIVDADVVAAWEGRAINVHPSLLPKYRGLHTHRQCLEAGDAEHGASVHFVTAELDGGPVVAQARIPVLPGDTEISLAERLLVEEHKLLPAVVAAIASGRLRWEGGAIFDGLPLTSPLRLTDL, encoded by the coding sequence GTGGATCGGCCCCTGCGCGTCGCCGCGCTCGCCTCCGGGCGCGGCAGTAATCTCGCCGCGCTGATCGCGGCGCGGTTGCCTGTCGAATTCGTGCTGGTCGGCAGCGACAAGTCCAGGGCCGGAGCGCTCACTGTCGCCGCCCAGGCGGGCATTCCCACCGTCTCGCTTCATCCCCGCGATTTCGCGACGCGTGCCGACTTCGACCGCGCGCTGTTCGGCCATGTCGCCGCCAGCGGCGCCGATCTGCTGGTGCTGGCCGGCTATATGCGCATCGTCGACGCCGACGTGGTCGCCGCCTGGGAAGGTCGGGCGATCAACGTCCACCCTTCACTGCTCCCGAAATACCGTGGACTGCATACGCACCGGCAGTGCCTCGAGGCGGGCGACGCGGAGCATGGGGCAAGCGTGCATTTCGTCACCGCGGAGCTGGATGGCGGACCCGTCGTGGCGCAGGCGCGTATCCCTGTGTTGCCGGGCGATACGGAGATATCGCTGGCGGAGCGCCTGCTCGTCGAAGAACACAAGCTGCTGCCGGCCGTGGTCGCGGCGATCGCGTCCGGGCGACTGCGCTGGGAGGGCGGCGCGATTTTCGATGGTCTGCCGCTCACGAGCCCCCTACGCCTCACCGACCTGTAG
- the purM gene encoding phosphoribosylformylglycinamidine cyclo-ligase, with the protein MSSDQGSLTYRDAGVDIDAGNALVERIKPMVKRTFRPEVMGGLGGFGGLFDLSGRYKEPVLVSGTDGVGTKLKLAHQLDRHDTIGIDLVGMCVNDVLVQGAEPLFFLDYFATGKLDVDTAASVVGGIARGCELAGCALIGGETAEMPDMYPPGEYDLAGFTVGAVEKAEMNDGSSIVAGDVILGVASSGPHSNGYSLIRRILERAGSPLDSDIGGVTLVDALMAPTTIYVKPILELIAKVAVHGMAHITGGGLKENIIRVVPDGLGLSIDASSWELPPVFQWLQREGNVTRDEMWRTFNCGIGFTVLLAQDQVDAAKAVLAGHGLDTWTIGSVVAASGDERVHIA; encoded by the coding sequence ATGTCCTCCGACCAGGGCTCCCTCACCTACCGCGACGCAGGCGTCGACATCGATGCCGGCAACGCGCTCGTCGAGCGCATCAAGCCGATGGTCAAGCGGACTTTCCGCCCCGAAGTCATGGGCGGACTGGGCGGCTTCGGCGGCCTGTTCGACCTTTCCGGGCGTTACAAGGAGCCGGTCCTGGTCTCGGGTACCGATGGCGTGGGCACCAAGCTCAAGCTCGCTCACCAGCTGGATCGCCACGATACGATCGGCATCGATCTGGTCGGCATGTGCGTCAACGACGTGCTGGTGCAGGGCGCGGAACCGTTGTTCTTTCTGGATTATTTCGCCACCGGCAAGCTCGACGTCGACACCGCGGCGTCCGTCGTCGGCGGTATCGCCCGCGGCTGCGAACTCGCCGGCTGCGCGCTGATCGGCGGTGAAACCGCCGAAATGCCGGACATGTACCCGCCGGGCGAGTACGACCTGGCCGGCTTCACGGTCGGCGCGGTCGAAAAGGCCGAGATGAACGACGGCTCGTCCATCGTCGCCGGCGACGTCATTCTCGGTGTCGCCTCGTCCGGACCGCATTCCAATGGTTACTCGCTGATCCGCCGCATCCTCGAGCGCGCCGGTTCGCCGCTGGACAGCGACATCGGTGGCGTCACACTGGTCGACGCGCTGATGGCGCCGACCACCATCTACGTCAAGCCGATCCTCGAGCTGATCGCCAAGGTGGCCGTGCATGGCATGGCACACATCACCGGCGGCGGCCTGAAGGAGAACATCATCCGCGTCGTACCCGACGGCCTCGGCTTGTCGATCGACGCGTCGTCGTGGGAACTGCCGCCCGTGTTCCAGTGGCTGCAGCGCGAGGGCAATGTCACCCGCGACGAAATGTGGCGCACGTTCAACTGCGGCATCGGCTTCACGGTGCTGCTGGCTCAGGATCAGGTCGACGCGGCGAAAGCCGTGCTGGCCGGCCACGGCCTGGACACGTGGACCATCGGCTCGGTCGTCGCCGCCAGCGGCGACGAGCGCGTTCACATCGCCTGA